In a single window of the Melissococcus plutonius ATCC 35311 genome:
- the rpsB gene encoding 30S ribosomal protein S2 has product MAVISMKQLLEAGVHFGHQTRRWNPKMKKYIFTERNGIYIIDLQKTVKLVDAAYDYMKNVAEDGGVALFVGTKKQAQEAIKDEAIRAGQYYVNHRWLGGTLTNWDTIQKRIARLKQINTMEEDGTFDVLPKKEVVGLNKERERLEKFLGGIADMPRIPDVMYVVDPRKERIAVQEAQKLNIPIVAMVDTNCDPDEIDVVIPSNDDAIRAVKLLTAKMADAFIEGNQGEDQAVEEVFTDEASEPTSIEQVADQAAENEDTANKTAE; this is encoded by the coding sequence ATGGCAGTAATTTCAATGAAACAATTGTTAGAAGCCGGTGTGCATTTTGGTCATCAAACGCGCCGCTGGAATCCTAAAATGAAGAAATATATCTTCACAGAAAGAAATGGCATTTATATTATCGATTTACAAAAGACTGTAAAATTGGTGGATGCTGCTTACGATTACATGAAAAATGTTGCTGAAGATGGCGGAGTTGCGTTATTTGTTGGGACTAAAAAACAAGCACAGGAAGCAATTAAAGATGAAGCAATTCGTGCTGGACAATACTATGTTAACCATCGTTGGTTAGGTGGAACATTAACAAACTGGGATACAATTCAAAAACGTATTGCTCGTTTAAAACAAATCAATACAATGGAAGAAGATGGTACATTTGACGTGTTACCTAAAAAAGAAGTTGTTGGTTTGAATAAAGAGCGTGAACGTTTAGAAAAATTCTTAGGTGGGATTGCAGATATGCCTAGAATTCCAGATGTAATGTATGTTGTTGATCCAAGAAAAGAAAGAATTGCTGTTCAGGAAGCACAAAAATTAAATATTCCTATCGTTGCAATGGTAGACACAAATTGTGATCCAGATGAAATTGATGTTGTTATTCCTTCTAATGATGATGCGATTCGTGCAGTAAAATTACTTACTGCTAAGATGGCTGATGCATTTATCGAAGGAAATCAAGGAGAAGATCAAGCAGTTGAAGAAGTATTTACTGACGAAGCTTCTGAGCCAACATCGATTGAACAAGTTGCCGATCAAGCAGCAGAAAATGAAGACACTGCAAATAAAACTGCTGAATAA
- a CDS encoding TrmH family RNA methyltransferase, which translates to MKEILSTKNILIKEWRKLQQKKYRQDQKKYIVEGFHLVEEAINTNQSIESILLTSKGKMEWEEWLLDKDFSQIIIVSEEVMHYLSKLPTPQGILAIIAMQEEREIKDIMVDGGWLLLDNIQDPGNVGTMIRTADAAGLAGVILGEGTADIYSTKTLRSMQGSNYHLSILHASLPAVLSQFQEKEIPVFGTEVTQRSVAYTQVKVPHTYGLMVGNEGQGINQSLLTQVDQVIHIPMKGASESLNVAVAAGILIFHFEQIKKG; encoded by the coding sequence ATGAAAGAAATCTTATCTACAAAAAACATCCTAATTAAAGAGTGGAGAAAACTTCAACAAAAAAAATATCGTCAAGATCAAAAAAAATATATTGTTGAAGGTTTTCATTTAGTTGAGGAAGCTATAAATACAAATCAATCAATTGAATCTATTTTATTAACATCAAAAGGAAAAATGGAATGGGAAGAATGGTTATTGGATAAGGATTTTTCTCAGATCATTATAGTGAGTGAGGAAGTCATGCATTATTTATCAAAGTTGCCAACACCGCAAGGAATTTTAGCCATTATAGCTATGCAGGAAGAGAGAGAAATAAAAGATATTATGGTAGACGGTGGCTGGTTATTACTAGATAATATCCAAGACCCAGGAAATGTCGGAACAATGATTCGTACGGCTGATGCAGCCGGATTAGCGGGAGTTATTTTAGGTGAGGGAACTGCCGATATATATAGTACAAAAACCCTACGATCCATGCAAGGAAGCAATTATCATTTATCTATCCTGCATGCATCTTTACCAGCTGTCCTCTCTCAATTTCAAGAAAAAGAAATTCCAGTTTTTGGAACAGAAGTTACCCAACGATCAGTGGCTTATACGCAGGTAAAAGTACCTCATACTTATGGATTAATGGTTGGAAATGAAGGGCAAGGAATTAATCAGTCCTTATTAACACAAGTAGATCAAGTGATTCATATTCCAATGAAGGGAGCTTCAGAATCATTAAATGTGGCGGTTGCTGCTGGCATTTTAATTTTTCATTTTGAGCAGATAAAAAAAGGCTGA
- a CDS encoding acylphosphatase, with amino-acid sequence MKKVSMNIQGHVQGVGFRYTAKTLADQLGVTGNVRNEEDGSVTINAVGKNKAIDEFVLKIKNSPSPSGHVTYVDISDSPYLEDFEQFTITI; translated from the coding sequence ATGAAAAAAGTCAGTATGAATATTCAGGGACACGTTCAGGGTGTTGGTTTTAGATATACAGCAAAAACACTTGCTGATCAGTTAGGTGTTACAGGAAATGTAAGAAACGAAGAAGACGGTTCTGTTACCATCAATGCCGTTGGTAAAAATAAAGCAATTGATGAATTTGTTTTAAAGATTAAAAACTCACCTTCTCCCTCTGGTCATGTTACCTATGTTGATATTAGCGACTCGCCTTATTTAGAAGATTTTGAACAGTTCACTATTACGATTTGA
- the yidC gene encoding membrane protein insertase YidC, with the protein MRKLNRWLYGSGLFALLLFLAGCVKTGKNGQPTGDGIVYNLLVQPMSNMITYLVNHFNWNYGWAIIVITIVVRIIILPLGLYQSHKSLVQSEKMQALKPQLDIAQSNLKQAKTQEEQLNARADMQRVYKENNVSMVGGIGCLPLLIQMPIFSALFFAAKYTKGITQANFLGISLGKPSLVFVALAGAAYLLQGYLSTIGIPEEQKKTMKSMLIVSPLMIVFMSFSSPAGVALYWVVGGIFTCIQTFITNVLMRPKIKAKIEEDLKNNPPKQVVFARKDITADKSKEDKTTKNKSSKKNNSTNGRNAGKQKRNTNK; encoded by the coding sequence ATGCGAAAATTAAACCGATGGCTCTATGGTTCTGGGTTATTCGCTCTGTTGCTCTTTTTAGCAGGCTGTGTAAAAACTGGCAAAAATGGACAACCAACTGGTGATGGGATTGTTTATAATCTCCTTGTACAGCCAATGAGCAATATGATTACATACCTAGTAAATCATTTTAATTGGAATTATGGTTGGGCAATCATTGTTATCACAATTGTTGTTCGAATTATTATTCTTCCATTAGGACTCTATCAATCTCATAAAAGCTTGGTTCAATCAGAAAAAATGCAAGCACTTAAACCTCAATTAGATATTGCACAAAGTAATCTAAAACAAGCAAAAACTCAAGAAGAACAACTAAACGCACGTGCTGATATGCAACGCGTCTATAAAGAAAATAACGTTAGTATGGTTGGTGGTATTGGCTGCCTGCCATTATTGATCCAAATGCCAATCTTTTCTGCTTTATTTTTTGCAGCTAAATATACAAAGGGAATTACGCAAGCAAATTTTCTTGGCATTAGCCTTGGAAAACCAAGCTTAGTCTTCGTAGCTTTAGCAGGAGCTGCTTATCTTTTACAAGGTTACCTATCCACAATTGGAATTCCTGAAGAACAAAAGAAAACTATGAAATCAATGTTAATTGTTTCACCACTAATGATTGTCTTTATGTCATTTAGTTCACCGGCCGGTGTAGCTTTATACTGGGTTGTAGGTGGTATCTTTACTTGTATTCAAACGTTTATTACAAATGTTTTAATGCGACCAAAGATCAAAGCAAAAATAGAAGAAGATTTAAAAAACAATCCTCCAAAGCAAGTCGTCTTTGCTCGCAAGGATATAACTGCTGATAAATCAAAAGAAGATAAGACAACCAAAAATAAATCTTCAAAAAAGAACAATTCTACTAATGGCCGAAATGCAGGAAAACAAAAGAGAAATACAAATAAATAA
- the glyS gene encoding glycine--tRNA ligase subunit beta, which yields MAKDLLLEIGLEEIPANLVTPSRLQLEERIVQFLNEQRLTYETIQTFSTPRRLAVYVSEIPDEQEDIYEEVKGPAKKIALDNEGNWTKAAQGFAIGQGVETDAIIFRELMGIEYAYITKYIKGQAAVNVLTGLKEIILSMTFPVTMCWSNYDLDYIRPIHWITALFGEQVIPFSILNVQTNNISQGHRSLGDQIIIRQASDYQTKLSEQFVIADPKERKRIIQQQMEEISQKNNWHLIYDEALLEEVTNLVEYPTAFVGNFSEKYLAIPKEILITSMKDHQRYFEVYNHEGDLLPHFISVRNGDQVHLKNVIQGNEKVLVARLEDAEFFYNEDKKLSITTCVNKLKQVTFHDKIGTIYEKMQRVCLISQIIGKKVGLTKTELLDLKRASEIYKFDLVTNVVNEFPELQGIMGEKYALLHGEKPNVAQAIREHYLPISSEGELPTSIIGSVLAVADKLDSVFSFFAKDMIPSGSNDPYALRRQTYGIIRIVAENKWEFPIIQLQKEIYAAINAKESFGIKLNDDNMQVVDFIKGRIRQLLSSEHFRHDIIDAVISSEQQDLLKLLTTAKTLRKHLADDDFKASIEALTRVINLAEKGKELMKEPILTVELELFENNSEEKLYEAVQKISANFDEQTIDENYDALMNLRILIENYFDQTMVMTEDKAIKNNRLKQLLQIAQMASSIARFDLLITK from the coding sequence ATGGCAAAAGATTTATTATTAGAAATTGGGTTGGAGGAAATACCAGCAAATCTTGTAACACCTAGCCGTCTACAATTGGAAGAGCGGATCGTTCAATTTTTAAATGAGCAACGTCTAACCTATGAAACGATTCAAACATTTTCAACTCCTCGTCGTTTAGCTGTCTATGTTAGTGAAATTCCTGATGAACAAGAAGATATTTACGAGGAAGTTAAAGGCCCAGCTAAAAAAATTGCCTTAGATAATGAGGGAAATTGGACAAAAGCAGCCCAGGGATTTGCCATAGGACAAGGCGTTGAGACAGACGCTATTATCTTTAGGGAATTAATGGGGATAGAATATGCCTACATAACAAAATACATCAAGGGACAAGCTGCTGTTAATGTATTGACTGGTTTAAAAGAAATCATCTTAAGTATGACCTTTCCTGTGACGATGTGTTGGTCAAATTATGATTTAGATTATATTCGTCCAATTCATTGGATAACAGCTTTATTTGGTGAGCAAGTTATTCCATTTTCAATTTTAAATGTACAAACAAATAATATATCTCAAGGACATCGCTCTTTAGGTGATCAAATTATAATCAGACAAGCAAGTGACTATCAGACAAAATTAAGTGAACAATTTGTAATTGCTGATCCAAAAGAGAGAAAACGGATCATTCAACAACAAATGGAAGAAATTTCGCAAAAAAATAATTGGCACCTCATCTATGATGAAGCTTTACTAGAAGAAGTAACAAATTTAGTCGAATATCCAACTGCTTTTGTTGGTAATTTTTCTGAAAAATATCTTGCTATACCTAAAGAAATACTGATTACCTCAATGAAAGATCATCAACGTTACTTTGAAGTATATAATCATGAAGGTGATTTACTCCCTCACTTTATTTCAGTTAGAAATGGGGATCAAGTTCACCTAAAAAATGTAATTCAAGGGAATGAAAAAGTTTTAGTTGCTCGCTTAGAAGATGCAGAATTTTTCTACAATGAAGATAAAAAACTTTCTATTACAACGTGTGTCAATAAATTAAAACAGGTAACTTTCCATGATAAAATTGGTACCATATATGAAAAAATGCAACGTGTTTGTCTAATTAGCCAGATCATTGGAAAAAAAGTAGGACTAACAAAAACAGAATTATTGGATCTAAAACGAGCATCTGAAATCTATAAATTTGATTTGGTGACAAATGTTGTTAACGAATTTCCTGAATTGCAAGGAATTATGGGAGAAAAATATGCCTTACTGCATGGCGAAAAACCAAATGTCGCTCAAGCGATTCGGGAACATTATTTACCAATATCTAGTGAGGGAGAATTACCAACTTCAATAATTGGCTCTGTATTAGCTGTAGCAGATAAATTGGATAGTGTATTTTCATTCTTTGCTAAAGATATGATTCCTAGCGGATCTAATGATCCCTATGCGCTTCGACGTCAAACATATGGTATTATCCGGATCGTTGCTGAAAATAAATGGGAATTTCCTATTATTCAATTACAGAAAGAAATTTATGCAGCAATTAATGCCAAAGAATCTTTCGGAATTAAGCTGAATGATGATAATATGCAAGTTGTTGATTTTATTAAGGGAAGAATCCGTCAATTATTATCATCTGAACATTTTAGACATGATATTATTGATGCAGTCATTTCATCTGAACAACAAGACCTATTAAAACTATTGACAACGGCTAAGACTTTAAGAAAACATTTAGCTGATGATGATTTTAAAGCTTCTATTGAGGCATTAACACGTGTCATTAATTTAGCTGAAAAAGGTAAAGAATTGATGAAAGAACCAATATTAACTGTAGAGCTAGAATTATTTGAAAACAATTCAGAAGAAAAATTATATGAAGCGGTACAAAAAATTTCAGCTAATTTTGACGAACAAACCATTGATGAAAATTATGATGCTTTGATGAACCTAAGAATTCTGATTGAAAATTATTTTGATCAAACAATGGTAATGACAGAAGATAAAGCAATTAAGAACAATCGCTTAAAGCAATTACTTCAAATTGCTCAAATGGCGTCATCTATTGCTCGTTTTGATCTTTTGATCACCAAATAA
- the glyQ gene encoding glycine--tRNA ligase subunit alpha: protein MENKLTVQEIILTLQKFWAENGCMLMQAYDTEKGAGTMSPYTFLRAIGPEPWNAAYVEPARRPDDGRYGENPNRLYQHHQFQVVMKPSPENIQELYLESLNLLGINALEHDIRFVEDNWENPSMGCAGLGWEVWLDGMEITQFTYFQQVGGLSCKPVTSEITYGLERLASYIQGVNSVYDLEWTKGIKYGEIFKQPEYEHSKYSFEISDQKLLLGNFDRFEHEAKRCIKKNLVHPAYDYILKCNHTFNLLDARGAVSVTERAGYLARIRSMAKEVAKIFVAEREKLGFPLLNEKPIMEEEN from the coding sequence ATGGAAAACAAGTTAACGGTACAAGAAATTATTTTAACATTACAAAAATTCTGGGCAGAAAATGGTTGTATGTTAATGCAAGCTTATGATACTGAAAAAGGTGCAGGCACCATGAGTCCTTATACATTTTTGCGAGCAATTGGACCAGAACCTTGGAATGCAGCTTATGTAGAACCTGCCAGACGACCAGATGATGGTCGTTATGGCGAGAATCCCAATCGATTATATCAACATCATCAATTTCAAGTAGTAATGAAACCTTCACCTGAAAATATACAAGAACTTTATCTTGAAAGTTTAAATTTATTAGGTATTAATGCTTTAGAGCACGACATTCGTTTTGTTGAAGACAATTGGGAAAATCCATCAATGGGTTGTGCAGGTTTAGGATGGGAAGTCTGGTTAGATGGCATGGAAATCACACAATTTACCTATTTTCAACAAGTAGGTGGACTTTCTTGTAAACCTGTAACATCAGAAATCACTTACGGTCTGGAGCGTTTAGCTTCTTATATTCAGGGTGTGAATAGTGTTTATGACCTTGAATGGACAAAGGGAATCAAGTATGGAGAAATTTTTAAACAACCTGAGTATGAACATTCTAAGTATTCTTTTGAAATTAGTGATCAAAAATTATTGTTAGGTAATTTTGATCGTTTTGAGCATGAAGCTAAACGTTGTATTAAGAAAAATTTAGTCCATCCAGCGTACGACTATATTTTAAAATGCAACCATACATTTAATTTATTGGATGCACGTGGTGCAGTGTCAGTTACCGAGAGAGCTGGTTATTTAGCACGGATTAGAAGCATGGCAAAAGAAGTAGCAAAAATTTTTGTTGCTGAAAGAGAAAAATTAGGCTTCCCTTTATTAAATGAAAAACCAATTATGGAGGAGGAAAACTAG
- the recO gene encoding DNA repair protein RecO, protein MVLGDTKGIILFTKQFKEKDKLVKIFTESHGKLMFLVKDAYRKNNPLIPAILPFTKAVYIGDFRHDGLSFLNNSKEVTSFRNIQQDIFINAYATYILNLVDAAIEDRVYDPLLYQFTNQALTALEEGKDAEIITNIFEVQLLHRFGVIPEWHACAVCGNTNGKFDFSPKYSGILCEKHWILDSHRYHSDPRCIHFIRLFSAISYDQVQTIHVKETTKLAIRKTIDELYDDYVGIHLKSKTFIDKMHTWEHTLKIPSREPEALEKE, encoded by the coding sequence ATGGTTTTAGGTGATACAAAAGGAATTATCCTGTTTACTAAACAATTTAAGGAAAAAGATAAGTTAGTGAAAATTTTTACTGAATCCCATGGTAAATTGATGTTTTTAGTTAAAGATGCTTATAGAAAAAATAATCCATTGATCCCAGCTATTTTGCCTTTCACTAAAGCAGTTTACATAGGTGATTTTAGACATGATGGTCTTTCATTTTTAAATAATAGCAAAGAAGTAACCAGTTTTCGAAATATTCAACAGGATATTTTTATTAATGCTTATGCTACTTATATATTAAATTTAGTCGATGCAGCAATTGAAGATCGTGTATATGATCCTCTTTTATATCAATTTACTAATCAAGCATTAACCGCCTTGGAAGAGGGAAAAGATGCAGAAATTATTACAAACATTTTTGAAGTCCAATTACTACATCGTTTTGGTGTAATTCCTGAGTGGCATGCTTGTGCTGTTTGTGGAAACACGAATGGAAAGTTTGATTTTTCTCCTAAATATAGTGGTATTTTATGTGAAAAACATTGGATACTGGATAGTCATCGTTATCACTCAGATCCACGATGTATTCACTTCATTCGTTTATTTTCAGCTATTTCCTATGATCAAGTACAAACGATTCATGTAAAAGAAACGACAAAATTGGCCATTCGCAAAACAATCGATGAATTGTACGATGATTATGTTGGAATTCATCTGAAAAGTAAAACATTTATTGACAAAATGCATACTTGGGAACATACATTAAAAATACCTTCAAGGGAACCAGAAGCATTGGAAAAGGAATGA
- the era gene encoding GTPase Era — MEKEHKSGFIAIIGRPNVGKSTLLNRIVGQKVAIMSDKAQTTRNKIQGIYTTQKAQLIFIDTPGIHKPKHRLGDFMVETAYSALREVDATLFMISADQKRGKGDDFIIERLKEMQNPVYLVINKIDKIHPDDLLGIIEDYSQQMTFKEIIPISATEGNNFDHLMDVLVEQMPVGPQYFPEDQVTDHPEYFIVSELIREKILQLTREEIPHSVAVIVDSMKRDENDKVHIQATIVVERDSQKGIIIGNGGKMLKQVGIKARQDIEHLLDDKVYLELWVKVQKDWRDKKLYLQDFGYRKEDY; from the coding sequence ATGGAAAAAGAACATAAATCAGGATTTATTGCTATTATTGGTAGACCAAATGTTGGTAAATCAACCTTGTTAAATCGAATTGTTGGTCAAAAAGTAGCAATCATGAGCGATAAAGCACAAACAACTAGAAATAAAATTCAAGGCATTTACACAACACAAAAAGCACAATTAATTTTTATTGACACACCTGGTATCCATAAACCAAAACATCGTCTTGGAGATTTTATGGTAGAAACTGCTTATAGTGCGCTTCGTGAAGTTGATGCGACACTTTTTATGATCAGTGCAGATCAAAAGCGTGGAAAAGGTGATGACTTTATTATTGAACGTTTAAAAGAAATGCAAAATCCTGTCTATCTTGTGATTAATAAAATTGATAAAATACATCCAGATGATCTACTCGGCATTATTGAAGATTATTCACAGCAAATGACCTTTAAAGAAATTATTCCAATTTCGGCTACAGAAGGAAATAATTTTGATCATCTCATGGATGTTTTAGTTGAACAAATGCCTGTTGGTCCTCAGTATTTTCCAGAAGATCAAGTAACAGATCATCCTGAATATTTTATTGTTTCTGAGTTAATTCGTGAAAAAATCTTACAACTTACAAGAGAAGAAATCCCTCATTCTGTGGCTGTAATTGTTGATTCAATGAAGCGTGATGAAAACGATAAAGTACACATTCAAGCAACAATTGTGGTGGAAAGAGATAGCCAGAAAGGAATTATTATTGGTAATGGTGGAAAAATGCTGAAGCAAGTAGGAATAAAAGCAAGACAAGATATTGAACATCTGCTAGATGATAAGGTGTATTTAGAACTTTGGGTAAAGGTGCAAAAAGATTGGCGTGATAAAAAACTATATCTGCAAGACTTTGGTTACAGAAAAGAAGATTATTAA
- a CDS encoding diacylglycerol kinase family protein produces the protein MIMDSKDRKVIKNKSFISSFKFACQGIKTVFKEERNMRIHVLLGGIAIVLGISFHLTLGEWLWLLFAIFLVWIMEVMNTIFENLVDMITDFCFHPIGKKVKDMAAGAVLIATIFAVIIGVLLFGSKFWQFLH, from the coding sequence ATGATTATGGACTCAAAAGATAGAAAGGTAATAAAAAATAAAAGTTTCATTTCTTCATTTAAGTTTGCATGCCAAGGTATTAAGACAGTATTTAAGGAAGAACGCAATATGCGCATTCATGTTTTACTAGGTGGAATTGCAATTGTGTTGGGTATCAGTTTTCATTTAACTTTAGGCGAATGGTTATGGTTATTGTTTGCTATTTTTTTAGTTTGGATCATGGAAGTTATGAATACAATTTTTGAAAATTTAGTAGATATGATTACTGACTTTTGTTTTCATCCAATTGGAAAAAAAGTGAAAGATATGGCAGCAGGAGCTGTGTTAATTGCAACTATTTTTGCAGTAATTATCGGTGTATTGTTATTTGGATCGAAATTCTGGCAATTTTTGCATTAA
- the ybeY gene encoding rRNA maturation RNase YbeY: protein MDITFIDETNQFSENYFTKIKELLQFSADFLKLPDTTEMSVTFTTNEKIQQINQKFRGKNVPTDVISFALEDEGEDEFPIILDEMLTSLPPKNLGDIIISIEKAEEQAQDYGHSFERELGFLAVHGFLHLNGYDHMNEEDEKEMFDLQRKILDDYGLKR, encoded by the coding sequence ATGGATATTACTTTTATTGATGAAACAAATCAATTTTCTGAAAATTACTTCACTAAAATAAAAGAATTATTACAGTTTTCAGCGGACTTCTTGAAGCTACCTGATACAACTGAAATGTCTGTTACATTTACAACCAATGAAAAAATTCAGCAAATCAATCAAAAATTTAGAGGAAAAAATGTACCTACCGATGTCATTAGTTTTGCTTTAGAGGATGAAGGAGAAGATGAGTTTCCAATTATTCTTGATGAGATGCTTACTTCTTTGCCACCTAAAAATTTAGGAGATATTATTATTTCGATTGAAAAAGCTGAAGAGCAGGCACAAGATTATGGTCATTCCTTTGAACGTGAACTGGGTTTTTTAGCTGTACATGGTTTCCTACATTTAAACGGTTATGATCATATGAATGAGGAAGATGAAAAGGAAATGTTCGACTTACAAAGAAAGATATTGGATGATTATGGACTCAAAAGATAG
- a CDS encoding HD family phosphohydrolase, whose translation MKKFILKFCNRLDKAYIPILLFLFSCLLFGIMFTSVYQKKMEIKEGQLAEKTIRANKNIENTYDTKQKKKLAAESVTPEYVYQEDIATNQHNWTEKLFKLIKATNDRLDKEYQEKKQKAKEGETVPEPTIAEKIADLKSRFEMFDQDTITFYQNFPTNFYQTAFSLNNDQLDTVQTKSLALIDKAMKKHIRESEIEKIRQKAFDQIQYLDITGSMQRAIRYVVDQGIVPNDFTNNKKTKELVQQAVDSVQPVMIYQGEIIVREGNQIDAKAIEKLKLLGMMNQSTSIFPIVALILTIILQVAVLLFFTTQVTEDGKEKYFILFYTSTMFLSILMMKFFQVFQTEQLSYIPLFYPAAFAPLVLSYFINRRSGILVAIFQLIFALFVFYNMIGTNALTIILVMYAFSGFLATVVKRQRISEQGFPAIMWIIIIPVCATGILMIYQGMGLNDGKTWVALICALAGSVLSFLATLGLHPYIELLVTDDSMIVLNELSNPKHPLLKQLLEKAPGTYHHSMMVASLSANAVAEIGGNSLLTRVASYYHDVGKIKHANFFVENLPPGSENPHNFLLPEDSKQIIFSHVTEGAQILQEYHMPQAVIDICWQHHGTTLMQFFYFKAKERDPNVHEEDYRYPGPRPQSKEASVISIADTCEAAIRAMHHPSREKISEFVYNLIQERIEDGQLDDSGLTMREIRIVEKSLIGGLLSTFHSRIQYPKIKSETSKNMNQETR comes from the coding sequence GTGAAAAAATTTATATTAAAGTTTTGTAATCGATTAGATAAAGCCTATATTCCTATTTTATTATTTTTATTTTCTTGTTTATTATTTGGTATTATGTTTACTAGTGTTTATCAGAAGAAAATGGAAATTAAGGAAGGACAATTGGCTGAAAAAACCATTCGGGCGAATAAAAATATTGAAAATACCTATGATACAAAACAAAAGAAAAAATTAGCTGCTGAATCTGTAACTCCTGAATATGTATATCAAGAAGACATAGCAACAAATCAACATAATTGGACTGAAAAACTATTTAAGTTAATCAAAGCAACGAATGATCGACTAGATAAAGAATATCAAGAAAAAAAACAAAAAGCTAAAGAGGGAGAAACAGTTCCTGAACCCACAATAGCCGAAAAGATAGCTGACTTAAAATCCAGATTTGAAATGTTTGATCAAGATACTATTACTTTTTACCAGAATTTTCCTACGAACTTTTATCAAACTGCCTTTTCATTAAATAATGACCAGCTGGATACTGTCCAAACAAAAAGTTTAGCACTTATTGATAAAGCAATGAAGAAGCATATTAGAGAATCGGAAATTGAAAAAATTAGACAAAAAGCATTTGATCAAATTCAATACTTGGATATTACTGGGTCTATGCAACGAGCCATTCGTTATGTAGTAGATCAGGGAATTGTACCAAATGATTTTACGAATAATAAAAAAACAAAGGAATTAGTACAACAAGCGGTAGACTCTGTACAACCGGTCATGATTTATCAAGGTGAAATTATTGTACGTGAGGGCAATCAAATTGATGCTAAGGCTATTGAAAAACTAAAACTTTTGGGTATGATGAATCAAAGTACATCTATTTTCCCAATTGTTGCCCTGATATTAACTATTATTTTGCAGGTAGCTGTGCTGCTATTTTTTACAACACAGGTGACGGAAGATGGAAAAGAGAAATATTTCATTTTATTTTATACATCTACGATGTTTTTAAGTATTTTAATGATGAAATTCTTTCAAGTTTTCCAAACAGAGCAATTAAGCTATATACCATTATTCTATCCAGCAGCATTTGCCCCACTTGTTTTGAGTTATTTTATTAATAGACGTTCTGGCATTCTTGTGGCTATTTTTCAACTTATTTTTGCTTTATTTGTTTTTTATAATATGATTGGTACAAATGCATTAACAATTATTTTAGTTATGTATGCATTTAGTGGTTTTTTAGCTACAGTGGTGAAAAGACAGCGAATTAGCGAGCAAGGATTCCCAGCAATTATGTGGATTATTATTATTCCTGTATGTGCAACTGGTATTTTAATGATTTATCAGGGAATGGGCCTGAATGATGGCAAAACCTGGGTTGCCTTAATCTGCGCCTTAGCAGGGAGTGTATTGTCATTTTTAGCAACATTAGGACTACATCCCTATATTGAACTTTTAGTGACTGATGACAGCATGATTGTTTTAAATGAACTTAGTAACCCTAAACATCCATTACTTAAACAATTATTAGAAAAAGCACCAGGAACTTATCATCACAGTATGATGGTTGCTAGTTTGAGTGCTAATGCGGTAGCTGAAATTGGCGGAAACTCTTTATTAACAAGAGTGGCTAGTTATTATCATGATGTTGGAAAAATAAAGCACGCTAACTTTTTTGTAGAAAATCTACCACCTGGTAGTGAAAATCCACATAATTTTTTACTTCCTGAAGATAGTAAACAAATTATTTTTAGCCATGTAACAGAAGGAGCGCAAATATTACAAGAATATCATATGCCTCAGGCAGTGATTGATATTTGTTGGCAACATCATGGTACGACCCTTATGCAATTTTTTTATTTTAAAGCAAAAGAACGAGATCCCAATGTTCATGAGGAAGATTATCGTTATCCAGGACCTCGTCCCCAATCAAAAGAAGCCAGTGTTATCAGTATAGCAGATACTTGTGAGGCAGCTATTCGTGCTATGCATCATCCCAGTCGAGAAAAAATTAGTGAATTTGTCTATAATTTGATTCAGGAGAGAATTGAGGATGGACAATTGGACGATTCTGGATTGACCATGCGAGAAATTCGTATTGTTGAAAAATCATTAATTGGTGGATTGTTGAGTACTTTTCATTCACGAATTCAATATCCAAAAATAAAATCAGAAACATCTAAAAACATGAACCAAGAAACGAGGTAG